The Cottoperca gobio chromosome 6, fCotGob3.1, whole genome shotgun sequence genome has a segment encoding these proteins:
- the LOC115009455 gene encoding LOW QUALITY PROTEIN: proline-rich protein 5-like (The sequence of the model RefSeq protein was modified relative to this genomic sequence to represent the inferred CDS: deleted 1 base in 1 codon), with protein sequence MMGSFRRPRPRFMSSPVLSDLARFHASSPSLQLSNTSVWNSVQSAVIKVFQGGALQTNELFTLNESIRWLLKTEMGSFITDYFQVFLSLYYFLFVRKTTSCNEQLAVLADMWDRFFAEILPSLQAIFYPVQGQELTVRQMALLAFRDLVLLKLHLEETLRAAACVPPPVTQMLLVLQGIHDAGAPSLEYYQLERLVEIVVSPYLSNVLHNRNQLLLGEWWR encoded by the exons ATGATGGGATCTTTCCGGCGTCCCAGGCCTCGGTTTATGAGCTCTCCGGTTCTGTCGGACCTCGCCCGGTTCCACGCCAGCTCCCCTTCACTGCAGCTCTCCAACACCAGCGTGTGGAACAG TGTCCAGTCAGCTGTGATCAAGGTGTTTCAGGGTGGAGCGCTGCAGACTAACGAGCTGTTCACGCTCAACGAGAGCATCAG GTGGCTCCTCAAGACGGAGATGGGCTCCTTCATCACGGACTACTTCCAggtatttctgtctctttattaTTTCCTGTTTGTAAGAAAGAcgacttcct GTAACGAGCAGCTCGCCGTCCTCGCCGACATGTGGGACAGATTCTTTGCAGAGATCCTTCCAAGCCTGCAGGCCATCTTCTACCCCgtccag ggtcAGGAGCTGACGGTGAGGCAGATGGCTCTGTTGGCCTTTAGAGACCTCGTGCTGCTGAAGCTCCACCTGGAGGAAACTCTGAGAGCTGCAGCCTGCGTC CCCCCACCTGTCACACAGATGCTGTTGGTgctgcag GGGATCCACGACGCCGGCGCTCCCAGTTTGGAGTATTACCAGTTGGAGCGTCTGGTGGAGATCGTCGTGTCTCCGTACCTCAGTAACGTCCTGCACAACAGGAACCAGCTGCTGTTAGGTGAGtggtggaggtga